The proteins below come from a single Miscanthus floridulus cultivar M001 chromosome 1, ASM1932011v1, whole genome shotgun sequence genomic window:
- the LOC136460016 gene encoding uncharacterized protein, giving the protein MASRKLKHYFQAHPIKVLSAQPFEALFRNSEAIGRIGKWATELNEYVIDFEHRSVKKSQALVDFITNWTPVVFDTTLQFDEPTWTVHYDGAWGMSGAGISAILTPLNGPKLRYSTRLEFLTTTNIAEYEIVLLGLQKLRTLGIRRCVVKSDS; this is encoded by the coding sequence ATGGCGTCAAGGAAACTGAAacattatttccaagcccaccCAATCAAGGTTTTGTCAGCACAACCTTTTGAAGCCTTATTCCGAAACAGTGAAGCCATCGGCAGAATTGGAAAGTGGGCCACCGAGTTGAATGAATATGTGATCGATTTCGAGCACAGGTCAGTGAAAAAATCACAAGCACTCGTGGACTTCATCACCAACTGGACACCGGTAGTTTTCGACACAACCCTACAGTTCGATGAACCCACTTGGACAGTGCACTACGACGGGGCATGGGGCATGTCCGGCGCAGGAATATCAGCAATCCTGACACCACTGAATGGGCCCAAGCTCAGATACTCAACAAGACTGGAATTCCTCACCACCACCAACATAGCTGAATACGAAATAGTATTATTGGGACTGCAGAAGCTGAGAACGCTAGGCATCCGTAGATGTGTAGTCAAGTCTGATTCCTAA
- the LOC136460025 gene encoding uncharacterized protein, translating to MVPITFDENDFQLRDYPHTDAFIATANVAGFTLHNILIDNGSSADILFIKPFEQMNLDKRPLEPAANSLYGFRGKKIDALGKKAIPVSFAEGEKVRTETITLDIVNMDYPYTTIFSRGVLNRFEVVIKQSYLCMKMPSPFGIITMHGTS from the coding sequence ATGGTCCCCATCACATTCGACGAGAATGATTTCCAGCTGCGAGATTACCCTCACACAGACGCTTTCATCGCTACGGCGAACGTGGCTGGATTCACCTTGCATAACATCCTGATAGACAACGGAAGCTCCGCTGATATCCTATTCATAAAGCCATTCGAACAAATGAACCTCGACAAACGTCCGCTTGAACCAGCTGCAAACTCATTGTATGGTTTTAGAGGGAAGAAGATCGACGCGTTGGGAAAGAAAGCCATACCTGTATCTTTCGCCGAAGGCGAAAAGGTCCGCACAGAAACAATCACCCTCGATATAGTGAACATGGATTATCCTTACACCACAATATTCAGCCGAGGTGTTCTGAACAGATTTGAGGTAGTGATAAAGCAGagctacctgtgcatgaaaatgccGTCACCATTCGGCATAATCACCATGCACGGGACCAGCTAG
- the LOC136489229 gene encoding pectinesterase 31-like has protein sequence MAQQQVRRVLKVAPPGKGDGESFPTVQAAVDAVPLGNQARVVIRLAPGVYREPVHVAKTKNFITIAGASPEATVVSWDNTATRIKHSQSSRVIGTGTFGCGTLIVEGEDFIAENITFENSAPQGSGQAVAVRVTADRCAFYNCRFLGWQDTLYLHYGKQYLRDCYIEGHCDFIFGNSIALMEHCHIHCKAAGFITAHSRKSTSESTGYVFLRCTITGNGEAGYMFLGRPWGPFGRVVFAYTFMDRCIKPSGWHNWDKSENERTACFYEYRCSGPGSQPSNRVTWCRQLLDVEAEQFLAHTFIDPDVDRPWLLQMMAIRIPASA, from the exons ATGGCGCAGCAGCAGGTGAGGCGGGTTCTGAAGGTGGCGCCGCCGGGGAAGGGCGACGGGGAGTCCTTCCCCACGGTGCAGGCGGCGGTCGACGCGGTGCCGCTGGGCAACCAGGCGCGCGTCGTCATCCGCCTCGCGCCGGGGGTCTACAGGGAGCCCGTCCACGTCGCCAAGACCAAGAACTTCATCACCATCGCGGGGGCCTCGCCCGAGGCCACCGTCGTGTCATGGGACAACACCGCCACGCGCATCAAGCACTCACAG TCATCCAGGGTTATAGGAACAGGAACATTCGGCTGTGGTACGCTCATTGTTGAGGGGGAGGATTTCATTGCAGAGAATATTACGTTTGAGAACTCAGCTCCCCAG GGCTCTGGGCAGGCTGTTGCAGTCCGGGTGACCGCAGATAGGTGCGCCTTCTACAACTGCAGGTTCCTTGGTTGGCAA GACACATTATACTTACACTACGGAAAACAGTACTTAAGGGACTGTTATATTGAAGGCCATTGTGACTTCATCTTTGGTAACTCTATTGCCCTTATGGAACATTGCCATATCCATTGCAAAGCAGCAGGATTTATTACTGCTCATAGCCGGAAGTCCACATCAGAATCTACTGGCTATGTATTCTTGAG GTGTACTATTACTGGAAATGGAGAAGCTGGATATATGTTCCTAGGTCGGCCATGGGGGCCCTTTGGAAGGGTTGTCTTTGCATACACGTTTATGGATCGATGCATTAAACCTTCTGGGTGGCATAACTGGGACAAATCCGAGAATGAGCGAACTGCTTGCTTTTATGAGTACAG GTGCTCGGGGCCAGGCTCCCAGCCGTCGAACCGGGTGACCTGGTGTAGACAATTGCTGGATGTTGAAGCAGAGCAGTTCCTTGCACACACTTTTATCGATCCAGATGTTGATAGGCCATGGCTCCTCCAGATGATGGCAATAAGAATACCAGCCTCAGCATAG